The Acidobacteriota bacterium DNA segment CGCGCGATGCGGAAGTATTCGTTGACGGATTCTACGCCGGTCGCGTCGACGACTTCGATGGTGCCCGCCAGCGCCTGAAGATCACGCGCGGCGTTCACACGATCGAACTGAGCGCGCCCGGCTACGAGACCGTCACGCTGAACGTGACAGTCGTTCCCGGCGACGACCAGACCATCAGCGCAACCCTGAAGCGCCGATAGATCGGAACCCGGACGGGAGCGAACGGGCTTCAGTCCGTTCGTCAGCGCCAGGGGCCCGAAGCCCCTGGCCTCCATTGCGATGGGCAGCGCCAGGCTTCAGCCCGTTCGTCGGCGTTGGAACAGGCAGTAGACGGGGATGCCGGCGGCGAGGATGGCGATGCCGCCGAGCGACGGCAGGGGTTCGCGCCAGATCGCGTTGACGACCATCGCCACGCTGGCGACGACGAACAACCCGGGCGCCACGGGATAACCCAGAGCCTTGAACGGACGCGGCGCGTCCGGTTCCCGCCGCCGCAGCACGAAGAGTGCAAGCACGGCGATCCCGGCAAACAGCACCACGGTGAAGCCGGTGTAGTTCACGAGTTGGGCGAACGTCCCGGTGAGCACGAGTGACACGGCCCACACCGCCTGTGCCACGATCGCGGCGAGCGGCGTCTCCGTCTTCGGATTCACGCGGGCCGCAGCAGGCAGGAACAGGCCGTCGCGCGCCATGGCGTAGTAGACGCGCGGGCCCGCGAACACATTGGCGCTGATCGTACCGAGTGCGATGACGATGCCGACGGCAACGAGGACCGTCGCGGCTCCCGATCCGAACAGCACGTCCGCCGCGGCGTCCACCACCCGCACCTCCACGGTCGCCATCGTCCTGATGTCGAGCGCGTAGAGGTAGACGACGTTCATGGCCACGAACAGGGCCACCACGGCAATCGTGCCCATGGCGAGCGCCCGCGGCACGTTTCGCGCGGGATCCTTCACCTCCTCGGCGAGATACGACGCCGCATTCCAGCCCGAGTAACTGAACATCACGGGGACGAGCGCGAGCAGCACTCCCGACAGCGTCCACGACGCATCGGCACCTGCCGAGAAATGCGTCACCGATCCCTGACCCATCGACAAGCCCGCCGCCACGAACACGGCCAGCACCAGCACCTTGAACAGCGCGAGGACGTTCTGCACGACGCGCCCGGGTCCGATGCC contains these protein-coding regions:
- a CDS encoding amino acid permease, with the translated sequence MTPPHSPDADTAWSAGHLERRLSAYDAAAVVVSNVIGSGILFMPAIVAGMVGHPVAMLMVWVVGGALAFAGAMAYAELAALRPKSGGEYVYLREAFGPLAAFLTGWASFVAGFSGAIAATAMGLAGLLDRFFPGAGNPTPWVSVSLGIVTVGLSPQQLLAIVVIVSLSVVHGLGIGPGRVVQNVLALFKVLVLAVFVAAGLSMGQGSVTHFSAGADASWTLSGVLLALVPVMFSYSGWNAASYLAEEVKDPARNVPRALAMGTIAVVALFVAMNVVYLYALDIRTMATVEVRVVDAAADVLFGSGAATVLVAVGIVIALGTISANVFAGPRVYYAMARDGLFLPAAARVNPKTETPLAAIVAQAVWAVSLVLTGTFAQLVNYTGFTVVLFAGIAVLALFVLRRREPDAPRPFKALGYPVAPGLFVVASVAMVVNAIWREPLPSLGGIAILAAGIPVYCLFQRRRTG